Proteins encoded within one genomic window of Companilactobacillus zhachilii:
- a CDS encoding methylated-DNA--[protein]-cysteine S-methyltransferase, whose product MQKIYYDILEIDQHSYVIGATKKGLAFVGSRDGSIDEIKQFYDCQLFHDHQQVAVYAKQLEEYLTGKRQAFNVNTDISGTSFQKDVWQALEKIPYGAVTNYTEIAQAIGRPKASRAVGSAIGKNPLLMVIPCHRVLTKAGQLGGYRGGVAMKKSLLDLERK is encoded by the coding sequence ATGCAAAAAATTTATTATGATATTTTAGAAATTGATCAACATTCTTATGTTATTGGTGCGACGAAAAAAGGTTTAGCTTTTGTAGGGTCAAGGGATGGATCAATAGACGAGATCAAGCAATTTTATGATTGTCAGTTGTTTCATGATCATCAGCAAGTAGCAGTCTATGCTAAGCAATTAGAAGAGTACCTAACCGGTAAGAGACAGGCTTTTAATGTAAATACTGATATTTCTGGAACATCATTTCAAAAAGATGTTTGGCAGGCTCTGGAAAAAATACCTTATGGAGCAGTCACTAATTACACCGAGATAGCTCAAGCAATAGGCCGTCCGAAAGCAAGCAGGGCCGTGGGGAGTGCCATTGGTAAGAATCCGCTGTTAATGGTTATCCCCTGCCATCGAGTTTTGACTAAAGCCGGGCAACTAGGAGGGTACCGTGGTGGGGTAGCTATGAAGAAATCGTTATTGGATTTAGAACGTAAATAA
- the recQ gene encoding DNA helicase RecQ: MKLETILKEEFGYDTFRPGQKELIEKVLDGKKAMGIMPTGGGKSICYQLPATVLPGLTLVVSPLISLMKDQVDSLNEVGIPATFLNSTVEWHDREERMRYIESGAVKLLFVAPEKIVDDEFYSWLSALDISLIAIDEAHVLSSWGHDFRNSYLKMVEPLQQLPGDIAWLALTATATEQVQDDLAHILDIPDENIVKTGFDRDNLALKIERGVDKPQYILNYVKAHLDESGIIYAGRREDVDNIYDFLKENDVKVGRYHAGLSDKERHQQQEDFLFDRINVIVATNAFGMGINKTNVRYVLHFTIPGTIESYYQEVGRAGRDGLPAEAILLYTPADLRLHQFFIDKSLGDDQYKLSLKNKLFEMSRYAETETCLMKFILDYFGEKDTDVCGRCSNCLDDREVVDVTSDAQKVLSCVVRMGQRYGKKITTRVLVGKEDVANDWRHFEKLTTFGIFKDKTLKETSRLIEFLSANGFLGSSGGEYPTLILSKKGADVLKGKMNVAKRRDLNRVAPSKSMVADGSFDVNLFEKLRSLRLEFARKQALPPFMIFSDKTLKDMCVRIPTDSQEFLAVSGVGKMKLEQYGESFLAAIKDYQASQKSSDEIVS, from the coding sequence TTGAAATTAGAGACCATCTTAAAAGAAGAATTTGGTTATGATACTTTTAGACCTGGTCAAAAAGAATTGATCGAGAAGGTTTTAGATGGCAAAAAAGCCATGGGAATTATGCCAACTGGTGGTGGTAAGTCAATTTGTTATCAATTACCAGCGACAGTGCTTCCAGGTCTAACGTTGGTCGTTTCACCATTGATATCATTGATGAAGGATCAAGTCGATAGTTTAAATGAAGTTGGGATTCCAGCAACATTTTTGAATAGTACGGTCGAGTGGCATGATCGAGAAGAACGTATGCGTTATATCGAGAGTGGAGCTGTTAAACTGTTGTTTGTTGCGCCAGAGAAGATTGTTGACGACGAATTTTATAGTTGGTTGTCTGCTTTAGATATATCACTGATTGCAATTGACGAAGCACATGTTTTGTCTTCTTGGGGCCATGACTTTCGTAATAGTTATCTCAAAATGGTTGAACCTTTACAGCAATTACCCGGTGATATCGCTTGGCTAGCTTTAACAGCAACCGCTACTGAGCAAGTGCAGGATGACTTGGCTCACATTTTAGATATTCCTGACGAAAATATTGTCAAAACTGGTTTTGATCGCGATAATCTGGCACTTAAAATTGAGCGTGGGGTCGATAAGCCGCAATACATATTGAACTATGTCAAAGCTCATCTTGACGAATCAGGGATTATTTATGCAGGTCGTAGAGAAGATGTTGATAATATTTATGATTTTCTCAAGGAAAACGACGTCAAAGTAGGACGTTATCATGCCGGTTTAAGTGATAAAGAGCGTCATCAGCAGCAAGAAGACTTCTTGTTTGACCGAATTAACGTGATTGTTGCGACTAATGCTTTCGGTATGGGGATTAATAAGACTAATGTTCGCTATGTGCTACATTTTACGATTCCTGGGACAATAGAAAGTTATTATCAAGAAGTAGGGCGTGCAGGACGTGATGGATTGCCAGCGGAGGCTATCTTGCTTTATACGCCGGCCGACTTAAGACTACATCAGTTCTTCATCGATAAGTCGCTGGGGGATGACCAGTATAAACTTAGTTTAAAGAATAAACTGTTTGAAATGAGTCGCTATGCCGAAACTGAAACTTGTTTGATGAAGTTTATCCTAGATTATTTTGGGGAGAAGGATACTGACGTTTGTGGTCGGTGTTCCAATTGCTTGGATGATCGAGAAGTAGTCGATGTGACGTCAGATGCTCAAAAGGTTTTAAGTTGTGTCGTACGTATGGGACAACGCTATGGTAAGAAGATCACAACTCGTGTTTTAGTTGGTAAAGAAGACGTTGCTAACGATTGGCGGCATTTTGAGAAATTAACAACTTTTGGTATTTTCAAGGATAAAACTTTGAAGGAAACTAGCCGTTTGATCGAATTTTTATCCGCCAATGGATTTCTTGGTAGTAGTGGCGGTGAATATCCAACTTTGATTTTGTCGAAGAAGGGTGCTGACGTTTTGAAAGGCAAAATGAATGTCGCTAAGAGACGTGATCTTAATCGTGTTGCACCTAGTAAGTCAATGGTTGCCGATGGTAGCTTTGATGTTAATTTGTTTGAGAAATTACGCAGTTTGCGGCTTGAATTTGCTCGTAAGCAAGCTCTACCACCATTTATGATCTTTTCAGACAAGACTTTGAAAGATATGTGTGTGCGTATTCCGACTGATAGTCAAGAATTCTTGGCCGTTAGTGGAGTAGGTAAGATGAAGCTCGAGCAGTATGGTGAGAGTTTCCTTGCAGCGATTAAGGATTACCAAGCAAGTCAGAAGAGTAGTGATGAAATAGTCAGTTAA
- a CDS encoding metallophosphoesterase family protein, with product MKKVAIISDIHGNYTAFRNVVSDAEAQNVSEYWFLGDLLMPGPGTDSIMRLLNSINTTQMIRGNWDNFLFEDIVSIGKAYIDEPQTPYIIELVKYVYNHLNNKYLEQIKHWPISSKVSLNGLKILLAHNYPAKNYGHELLPYEKQQNFDKLLFDEPYDIAIYGHTHHQLFRTSSHDQLIINPGSIGQPYTAWSKFSSDRRAQYTILTFDDTGYGGIDFRKVSYSIKDELNFAAENDLPFIELYERIFSDGKAFTHNDVALNEIINKYDYRTDSLKYLKKIALLGKNI from the coding sequence ATGAAAAAGGTAGCAATAATTTCGGACATTCATGGCAACTACACTGCCTTTCGCAATGTCGTTTCAGACGCAGAGGCTCAAAACGTATCAGAATATTGGTTTCTTGGCGACCTCTTAATGCCTGGTCCAGGTACGGACTCTATAATGAGACTATTAAATTCTATTAATACCACCCAGATGATTCGTGGTAACTGGGACAACTTCCTTTTCGAGGACATCGTTTCAATTGGTAAAGCCTATATTGACGAACCTCAAACGCCCTATATTATCGAGTTGGTCAAATACGTCTATAATCACCTGAATAACAAGTATCTGGAGCAAATCAAACATTGGCCTATTTCTTCCAAAGTGTCGTTAAATGGCCTAAAAATACTGTTAGCACACAATTATCCTGCTAAAAATTATGGTCATGAGCTATTGCCATATGAAAAACAGCAAAATTTCGATAAATTGCTGTTTGATGAACCTTATGATATAGCCATTTATGGTCATACACATCATCAGTTATTTAGAACTAGCAGCCACGATCAATTAATCATTAATCCTGGTTCAATTGGTCAACCGTATACAGCTTGGTCTAAATTTAGTTCTGACAGACGCGCTCAGTACACGATTTTAACTTTTGATGATACTGGATATGGTGGAATCGACTTTCGTAAAGTATCATATTCAATCAAAGATGAATTAAACTTTGCGGCCGAAAATGATTTACCATTCATTGAATTATATGAGCGGATCTTTTCAGATGGCAAAGCATTCACACATAATGATGTTGCGTTAAATGAAATCATCAACAAATATGATTATCGAACAGATTCATTAAAATATTTAAAAAAAATAGCCCTCTTGGGTAAAAATATTTAG
- a CDS encoding PTS sugar transporter subunit IIA: MGLFSRKKVDEFVAPANGDLIHLDKVSDPVFSQKLMGDGYAVQPSANEVVAPIGGVIGTIFPTKHALMITSKHGLEIMLHLGIDTVELKGAPFEVFVKEGQTVKAGQKLATMDLEEIKAASKDDAIMSIITNGDSVKEMGSFDEKSVTAGDDVLSIDVK, from the coding sequence ATGGGATTGTTCTCTCGAAAGAAAGTTGACGAATTTGTAGCTCCAGCTAACGGAGATTTGATACATTTAGATAAAGTTAGTGATCCAGTGTTCTCACAAAAGCTTATGGGTGATGGTTACGCCGTTCAACCTAGTGCAAATGAAGTTGTAGCCCCTATCGGTGGTGTCATTGGAACGATTTTTCCAACTAAGCACGCCTTAATGATTACAAGTAAACATGGCTTAGAAATTATGCTTCATTTAGGCATTGATACAGTTGAATTAAAGGGAGCACCTTTTGAAGTCTTTGTTAAGGAAGGCCAAACTGTCAAAGCTGGACAAAAGTTAGCCACGATGGATCTAGAAGAAATCAAAGCTGCTAGTAAAGACGATGCTATCATGTCAATTATTACTAATGGCGACTCCGTCAAAGAAATGGGCTCATTTGATGAGAAGTCAGTTACAGCCGGTGATGATGTTTTATCAATCGATGTTAAATAA
- a CDS encoding bifunctional transcriptional activator/DNA repair enzyme AdaA has product MKYPLTKNRWTAIINNDATKDGTFYYGVKTTKIFCKPSCHSKVPNKNNVLIFKTIDEALNLGFRPCKRCQPTGKNLPNSLWIKQIQTYLALNYQQPLTLIKIAEDCHGSVSNLQRTFKKVTGQSPTEYLTTLRLQHSQKLLQETNYSIKTIAIRSGFNSDTYYNTLFKKHFNQTPQDYRIGIQS; this is encoded by the coding sequence ATGAAATATCCTTTAACTAAAAACCGGTGGACCGCTATTATCAACAATGATGCAACTAAAGACGGAACTTTTTACTATGGCGTTAAAACTACCAAAATTTTTTGTAAACCTTCGTGCCACTCTAAGGTGCCTAATAAAAACAATGTACTTATCTTTAAAACTATCGATGAGGCTCTAAACCTTGGCTTCCGTCCTTGTAAGAGATGTCAGCCCACAGGTAAGAATTTACCAAATAGTCTTTGGATAAAACAAATTCAAACCTATTTAGCTTTAAATTACCAACAACCTTTGACTTTAATCAAAATTGCTGAAGACTGTCACGGTAGTGTCTCTAATCTTCAACGAACATTTAAAAAGGTCACTGGTCAAAGTCCGACTGAGTATTTAACGACGCTTCGCTTACAACACAGCCAAAAGCTCTTGCAAGAGACCAATTATTCAATTAAGACCATTGCCATCCGTAGTGGTTTTAATAGCGATACTTACTATAACACGCTCTTTAAAAAGCACTTCAATCAAACCCCGCAAGATTATCGTATAGGCATACAATCCTAA